Part of the Halopseudomonas maritima genome, GCCAACCCGCGTGCCCCGGCCTTCTACTTCGCCCTCGGCATCACCTCACAGGTGCGCGGACTGTACTTTGCCCAGGCGGTGATGCCCGATGATGGCAGCGACCAGCCCATCGGCGTGATCACCATGAAGGTGCAAGTCACGACACTGGAGCAGCAGTGGCAGCGGCCCGACGCGGCACGTGGCAGCGAGATGCTGATTACCGACGCCCAGGGCGTCAGCTTTCTTGCCAGCCGCCCCGACTGGCGCTACCGCAGTATCAAGCCCATGGACAGCTGGCTGCAGCGCCAACTGGTTGAGGAGCAGCGCTACGACCGCCAGGCCATCACGCCGCTGCTTACCAACGCCCTACCAACACCCTGGGGCATCGACGCCGAGTACCTGATGATCGTCGAGCAACAGGAGCAACACAGTTACCTCAGCGTCAGCCTGCCCCTACCCGCCGAAGACTGGACCCTGCGCGTGCTGAGCGATACCCGCCCGGTATTCTGGACCCGCATCCTGTTTCTGCTGGTCAGTTGCCTGCTGTTCGCCGGCCTGCTACTGACCTGGCTATACCTGCGCGAGCGCCACCGCCGAGAAGCGGAATTGGCCGAGCGCAGCACCGTGCTGGAACAGCGCGTGGCCGAGCGCACCGCCGACCTGGAAGCGTCCAATCAGCAATTATTGGCCGAGATCAGCGAGCGCGAACGCGCCGAGGCCGAGCTAAAGGCCGCCCAGCAGGAGTTGATTCAGGCCGCCAAACTGGCCGTGCTCGGACAAATGTCTGCCGGCCTGAACCACGAACTGAACCAACCGCTGACCGCTATTCAGGCCTACGCCCGCAATAGCCAGCGCTTTCTGCAGCGCGGCGAGCAGGAGACCGTCGCGGCCAATCTGGGCGAGATAGCCAACCTGTGCGACACCATGGCCGAGCTGACCCGGCAGTTCAAAGTCTTCGCCCGCAAGTCTGCCGGTCTGCCCTCCCAAGTTGATCTGCGCCAACCCATCGACGCCGCCCTCAAGATTATCCGCGCCCAGGACAGCAGTCGCGGCATCCAGATTGATTGGCAGCGACCAGTGCAGCCCGTCACGGTGCACGGTGAACTGATCCGCATCGAGCAAGTATTGGTCAATCTGATTGCCAACGCCGTACACGCGGTCGAGGCCATGCCCGACGGCCAGATAAGCCTGGAAATCCAGCAGGACGACGGGCAGATTACCTGCCATGTACGTGATAATGGCCCCGGCCTGCCGGCAGACAGCGAGCAGCTGTTCGAGCCCTTCTACACCACTAAATCGATGAAGCAGGGCCTTGGCCTGGGGCTGTCGATTTCGCGGCAGATCATGGATGCCCTCGGCGGCAGACTGACCGGCCAGAACCGTCGCGACACTCGCGGCGCCGACTTTATCCTGCGCTTTCAGCCACCACGCAGCGCAGCGCAACCCGCGGAGCGGTCATGAGTGAGCCGGTGATTTTCTTTATCGACGACGAGGCCACTATTCGCCAGGCCATCACCCAAACCCTGGCGCTGGAAGACCTGCCGGTGCGCGCCTTTGCCGACGGCCCCAGCGCCCTGGCCGAGCTTACCCCCGACTTCCCCGGCATCATCCTGTGTGATTACCACATGCCCGGCATGGACGGCTTGGCCGTGCTACAGGCCGTGCAAGCCTGCGACGATAGTATTCCGCTGATCATCCTCACCGGCCAGGGCGACATCAGCACCGCCGTGGCCGCCATGCGCCAGGGTGCCTACGACTTTATTGAAAAGCCCTTTCACCACGACGGCCTGATCGAGATTCTCAAGCGCGCCATGGACAAACGGGCGCTGGCCCTGGAGAACCGACGGCTCAAGGCCCAGCTGCGCGTGCTGGCGCGTCCCGGCCCGCGCCTACTGGGCAGCTCCAGCAGCATGCAGGCGCTGCTCGCACTGCTCGACCCGCTGCTCGGCACCGCCGCCGATATTCTGCTGTACGGCGAAACCGGCGCCGGCAAGGATGCCATCGCCCGCTACATTCACGAAAACAGCCCGCGCAGCGAACACAACTTTGTGGCCATCAACTGCGGCGCGGTGCCAGAGAACCTGATCGAAAGCGAGCTGTTTGGCCACGAGGCCGGTGCTTTCACCGGGGCAGACAAGCGCCGCATCGGCAAGTTTGAACACGCCCACAAAGGCACCCTGTTTCTCGATGAACTGGAAAGCATGCCGCTAAACCTGCAGGTGCGGCTGTTGCGGGTGCTGGAGGAACGCAAGATCGAACGCCTGGGCAGCAACCAGTCCATCCCGGTGGACGTGCGCGTGATCGCCGCCAGCAAATCCGACCTCAAGGCGCTGAGCGATGCGGGTGACTTTCGCGCCGACCTGTTCTATCGACTGAATGTCTTGCGCATCAATATTCCGCCGCTGCGCGAGCGCCGGCAGGACGTCCCGTTGCTGTTTCACCACTTTGCGCTGATCGCCGCCTCGCGTTACGACCGCGAGATCATCCCCTTGGACGCCAGCCAGGCCGCCGCCCTGATGCAGCATGACTGGCCCGGCAACGTGCGCGAGCTGCGTAACCTGGCCGAGCGCTACGTGCTGATGGGCGCCGCCGCACTCAATGACCCGGACAGCCCACAATTACCGGCGGCCGGAAGCCAGCAGACGCTGGCAGAAATGGTCGACACCTACGAACGCAGCCTGATCGCCAACGCCCTGAACGCCTGCAATGGCAGCATCAAACAGGTCATGATGCAGCTGGGCCTGGCACGTAAAACCCTGTACGACAAGATGAAACGCCACGGCCTGGACAAGGCCGACTACAAGGACTGAACACCGCCCCCCCCCAGGGCGGACACAGCGAAGCCCTGTCCACGCAGCAGGCCCAGGCTGCGTCACCAGCGAACGCGCCCACTGCGCGGTCAACATCGCCTCGGGCCAGTCGCCCCCCGATAAAACCGCCAACACAGGCGTCTGCATCATTTATGGGTCAGTATTCACCGGCGCCCCACCCCTTGCCATGTTCAAACAGTTGTTCGACACTGGCTGCCTTTTTTCATCCGCACACAAACAAGGGGACAACCCATGAGCGATATCCGTTTTGACGACAAAGTCGTCATCGTAACCGGTGCCGGCGGCGGCATTGGCCGCGCCCACGCCCTGCTGTTCGCCAAGCACGGCGCCAAAGTCGTAGTCAACGATCTGGGTGGCAGCACCAACGGCGAAGGCGCTAACAGCGAAGCCGCGCTCAAGGTTGTCGAAGAAATCAAGGCCGCTGGCGGCACCGCCATCGCCAACCCCGACAACGTCATCAACGGTGACCGCATTGTCGAGTGCGCGATGGACAACTTCGGTCGCATCGACGTGGTCGTCAACAACGCCGGCATCCTGCGCGACAAGAGCTTCGCCAAGATGACCGATGCCGACTGGGACCTGATCTACAAAGTCCACGTCGAAGGCGCCTACAAAACCACCAAGGCCGCCTGGGAGCACATGAAGAACAACAACTTCGGTCGTGTGATCTTCACCTCATCCACCTCCGGCATCTACGGCAACTTCGGTCAGGCCAACTACGGCATGGCCAAGCTGGGCCTGTACGGCTTCACCCGTACCCTGGCTATCGAAGGCCGCAAGAACAACATCTTCGTCAACGCCATTGCCCCGACTGGCGGCACGCGCATGACCGAAGGTCTGTTTCCGGAAGGCGCGTTCGACAAACTGAAGCCTGAGCTGGTCAGCCCGCTGGTTGCCTACCTGTGCTCCGAAGAGTGCAAGGAAACCGGCAGCCTGTTCGAAGTCGGCGGCGGCTGGATGGGCAAGGTACGCTGGGAGCGCTCCCTGGGTATCGGCTTCAACCCGGACGAAGGCTTCACCCCGGAAGACGTTGCCGCCAACTTCGAGCAGCTGTGCAGCTTCGAAGGCGCCGTCCACCCGAAAGACAACATCGAAGCCCTGCGCGAGCTGATGGCCAATATCCAGAAGTTCGCCTGACGGCTCGCTTCTGGAGCGGCAAGCTTTAAGCCTTAAGCTGCAAGCTAGAAGCTAACGGCAAAAGCGCTGCCCGATGTTAAAAAGCCCGCCCCTGGGTTCAGGGGCGGGCTTTTTGTTTTACGGATGCCCCTGAAGCCAAAAGTAGGGCGAGGGTCTGTACATGCGGAGCCTTCAATGTATCGCCTACCCCCTCACCAAATGATTTGCCCTTAGAGTCGAGAAAATTGCCGCTCAAAGGGGCACCATGACAGAGTCTTAGCGCTCTCATTTGCGGGGCTGGGATCGCTATCAGGAAAAGCCAATGCATGGATAGCGGTGGACGCTATAACGCCGGATATCTCAACATTCATGGGGCCGAAACTTGGACCAATAAAGCCGGGGGACCGCTTCCATTCCACCTTCTCTAAAGTCTCGACTTTTGGCTGCTCGCAGTTAGAGCTCAAAACTTTGACTGCTGCGCGATTATGATAGTAGCCGCATGATAGGGCTAAAAAACTATCCCGACTTGCCAGTCTACCAAGCTCTACCTCAGCAACACCTAGAGGTTCGTCTGCCGAAAGCAGCGCAACATCCACTCCGACGGTAAGCTCCTTCAAACTCTCGTCATCAACACGATTAGCGCATACTTCGACATCGACATGCGGAAATCTCGCGAGAATACACTGCTTAAGCACTTCCACTTTCAATGAGCCGACATCTTTTCTCGACCACATAAACTGCCTATTCAGGTTACTTAACTCTACAGAGTCAGGATCAACCAGTACAATTTTCTGCACTCCAGAACCAGCCAGTTGCAGTGCCGTCAGGGAGCCAATTCCTCCGCAACCAATTATTAAAGCTTTAGCAGATCGAATCCGCTTAAATGCATCTATCACCTCGTCACACGTCTTAGCAATACAGCAAAAATAGGATGCGGTTCGACTTGACACTTCATCATTCAGAAGCGCCTGCACTTCTTGGATTTCCGACTCGCCACCAAAAAGTATGGAGTTCGATTTCAACAACGCTGCAAACTTTGCCTCACGCGCGCCCCCACTATCAACGGAGACAACACCTGAAATACCGCCGAGAACGTACTTTTGATTTTGGGTGATGCCTTCAACGGTAGCAGGCCTAATAACACCCAGCGCAACATCCCCCACATAAACAACGGAGTTTTGAATACGCTCCGCGCCACATGAGACATCCTCAAATAGTGAAGCCATATTATTCCCACCAAATACAGGTGTGCCAACACTCGCACAACCCGAATTAATTGCCAAACCCCAAAGCATGAAACATCAGAAAACAGCCCACTCAAATAAAGATGCTCTTCATCAGACACAGCCACATTAGGGCACAGCAACGTATTCGACAGACGTCCCTGTCCGCCGAAAACTCACTTAATTACACATTGGACTAGGAAAATAATTAGCACATTTCGACCAAGCTACTTCCTGAGCCTCCTCAACATCTTCCTGCTGGAGACTAAAGAAAGGGGTTTCCAGCTGGACATCTCCCTCAGTCAGAACTTGATCGACATCAGCCAAAGGCACGCTACCGGACATCGCCGCAGCATGGGCAGAAATCAACAATGACGCAGCAATAGAAATAGTCTTGATTGACATGTTTTCTCTCCATGAAAATTGAAATCAACAATTACCTGTGAGAACGCCTGAATTCAGCTCACCACGAAACAGTACCAACTGCTAATGCGAACCACAAGCATTTACATTGTATTTTTTTATGCCAGAATGGACAGAGACCCTACGCACCCATGCTTGAGAACAAGTAAAGGCGAAACTTAATGAAAAAATGCATTTTTTGCGACATAGCTCACAAAACAAGCCCTGCGCACAAAGTATGGGAGGACGAGGACCACCTAGCGTTCCTTTCGATATACCCCAACACCGAAGGGGTAACCGTGGTGATACCTAAAAAACACTATCCCAGCTATGCGTTTGCGGTGCCCGAAGATGTTTTAGTCAAGCTCATACAAGCATCAAGACAAGTCGCTCTACTGTTAGATAGCGCTCTCGAAAACGTCGCCAGGACGGGGCTCGTCTTAGAAGGCTATGGAGTGGACCATTTACATGCAAAACTATTTCCAATGCATAACACAGGAAAAGACAGCACTTTTAAACTGATAAAGTCAGATGTGGAAAAATTCTTTGACAAATATGAAGGCTACTTATCATCCCACGACGGAAAAAGAGCAGACGAAGATGCGCTGGCGTCGCTTGCGGCTTACATTAGAAGCTGCTCTTAGACTCAGAAAACCTGCACCCACCAAGCATACAGATCGAGTAGGCGCTGGGTATCGGCACTACATTCGCTCGCGCCCTGCGCAGCCGGCTCTGACTGCCTACTTCGATGAAGTCTTATGTTAGTGACATGCGGTAGTTATTCATCTCCGCAGACGAGCTCGCATTGGTAGTCTTATAATATAGGCTAAGCGTTTTAACACTATATCGTACTCCCTAAGGTGTACAGATCAAGGACGCACTCAACAGCGTTCGTTGACGTCTGTGCCTGGATGGGCAGCAAGCAAATCCGTACATGATCGCGACTTTCTTAGCTCACCAAGTGCCCATCTTACAACTCCCAAGCAAGTTCTCACCCGACGCGAGCCTACTAGCCTGGCATCGCGAACATTGCTTTGTAGGTGAGCCACTTTGAAAAGCAGCCACCATTAGCCACGCGCTGTAGCCCGCATAGCACTTCGCCGCTTCAACGCCGCCACAATCGCCCGCCCCGGCCACACCGAGCGCCACGTCATCACATACGCCCCGTACAGGGTGAGTGAACGCTTGCCGTCTGCATCAATTGCCGGCCTCACCAGTCCTTTGGCCAACAGCGCCTCAGACTCTTCACGCAGAAAAGCGGTGATCTCGGCAAAGCCTTGCTCCGCCTGATAGTCAACTACCTGCAAATCGCCCTTCAGGCGCTGCCGCAGCTGCGCGTGCAAGGGCAGCAGTTGCTCGACAACCATAACCTTGGGGAACTGGAAGCTCTGTTTTATGGGTAACTCGGGGTAGGCTTCCGGCCGGCTGCTGTTGGATACGTTCAGCCAGCAGCCGTCAGCGAATTTCTGCGAGAACTCGCAGTAGGTGAGATCCGGCTGATTGGTTGCACTGATGCCGACCACAGTCCCGGCCAGTTTCAATTGCTCGTGCCAGTAGACGCGAAACCAGGTATCGGTGTGGCTATCGTGCAACGAAGAGTTGCCTACCACGACGAACCCGGCATCTATCATCTGCTCGTCAAAGTAGGGGACGCCCTCGGTGCAACGCTCGAAAAAGTCGTCGTCGCTGACCAACTCAAACTGGACGATGGTGGGGATTTTCTGGGTGCGCCAGACAATGAAGGGGCCGACGATATTCATAAACAGCGGCCCGATCAGCACCAGTCCGACCAGCCCCCAAAACGCGATTTCAAGCATACGACTCCTTATATGCAGTCTGTGTGTCCTGTCCGGACTGTAACAAACCCAAGAGCCGCCAGTGACCCGCTACCGGCCACTCCAGCTGATGGCATATTGAAACTGCGATCTATGCCCCACAGACAAAAAACCCCGCGCCATTACCGACGCGGGGTTTTCTCTTGCAGCTTGAAGCTTACAGCTTGCGGCTGTCTACAGCGCTACGCGCTTTAGACGTAAAACGCTTCCAGCGGCGGGAAGCCGTTGAACTCGATGGCGCTGTAGCTGGTGGTGTAGGCGCCGGTAGAGAGCCAGTACAGGCGGTCGCCGATGGCCAGGTTCAGCGGCAGGCCGTATTTGTAGTGCTCGTACATGATGTCGGCGCTGTCGCAGGTCGGGCCGGCGATCACGGCTTCTTCCAGTTCGCCCTGCTTTTCGGTCCACAGCGGGAACTTGATGGATTCGTCCATGGTTTCGATCAGGCCGGAGAACTTGCCCACATCGGTGTACACCCAGCGCTCCAGTGCGGTGTGCGACTTGCGCGACACCAGCACCACTTCACTGACCAGAATACCGGCGTTGGCGATCAGCGAACGGCCCGGCTCGAGGATGATTTCCGGCAGCTCGTCACCAAAGTCTTCCTGCAGGAAGCGGGTGATTTCTTCCGCGTAGGTCTGCAGGGTGTTGGTCTTGGTGATGTAGTTGGCCGGGAAGCCGCCGCCCATGTTGATCATCTTCAGGGTGATGCCGTCTTCTTCTTTCAGACGCTCGAAAATCACCTTCACCTTGGCAATCGCTGCATCCCAGGCGCCGATGTCGCGCTGCTGCGAGCCCACGTGGAAGGAGATACCGTAGGGCTCAAGGCCCAGCTCCTTGGCCAGTACCAGCAGGTCCATGGCCATGTCGGTCTGGCAGCCGAACTTGCGCGACAGCGGCCAGTCGGCCGTGGTCGAGCCCTCGGTCAGGATGCGCACATACACCTTGGAACCAGGGGCAGCCTTGGCGATGTTACGCAGGTCAGCCTCGGAATCAGTAGCGTACAGGCGCACACCCTTTTCATAGAAGGCGCGGATGTGGCGTGCCTTCTTGATGGTGTTGCCAAAGCTGATCTGTTCGGGTTTGACGCCCAGCGCCAGCACCTTCTCCAGCTCATAGATAGAGGCGATGTCGAAGTTGGAGCCCTTGTTTTTTAGCAGCTCAAGTACTTCGTTGGCCGGGTTGGCCTTAACCGCGTAGTAGACCTTGGCAAAGGGAAAGCCCTCGACCAGCTCATCAAAAGCGCGGTCAATGGTTTTCAGGTCAACGACGAGAAAGGGGGTTTCGTGCTGGTCAGCACAGGCCTTGATGCGACCGAAAGTGTCGCGATCGAAATAATCTTCCAGTTTGATGGACATGGCGTCGGCTCCAAAGCGTTCAGTTCTGGTAACGGACCGTGTGGGGACGAGAGAGGATCAGATATGCAGGGCAGAGGTGCACGCACGCCCCGCTCGCATGAGCAGGAACCTGCAGTACGCCTTCCGACGGAAGCGACTCTGAACGCTTTCAGCCAACACACAACCCGGGGGTGCGAACGTCTGATCAGTATCCCCACTTTGGTTCGCCTACTTCCCAAGGCGTGCGCCGAAAGCAATAAGTCCATCCTTATATAGGCGGTCTTGCTGTCTCGTCGTCAGTACTTGAGCCGTATGGATCGTGCCAGCCTCAACGTTCGGAGCGAACCTTAAGACCAAGCGATCTGGCGGTCAATAGGGAAGCACTGATTAATTCCGCATGCCCTCTGGGGCGCGTATTTATCTGTTGACTCCGTTGGTCAGTTCAAGCGTTTGGCTGGCAACATGCGGTCACAAGTGCTTGCACCATGAAATGAGAACCCCTATCATTTGCGCCTTAATTTTCCCTCTTGGAGGCCATTGTGACCACCGAAGCCGCCGCTCCAGACGCTACCGAAACCACCTCTGCCACCGCTCAAACTTCCACGGCAGACGTTTCCCAGACTCCAACCGATGCGGCGCCTCAAGTCACTCCAGGCGCCGAGGGCGGCCTACCTGAGGGCGCAGCGACCGATCTGGCCAACGCCGTCGATCCGCTGACCGGCGCCCCCCTGGACCCTAGTATCGCTGGGGCAGTTGACAATGCCGAGACAGCCCGCTCGATGGCTGAGACCCTGCAAGACTGGCTGATTGTGGGTGGTCCGGTGGTCTGGATTCTGCTGGGCATGTCGGTGGTGGCCCTGACCATCCTGCTGATCAAGCTGTGGCAATTCTATGTGCCGGCACCGGAAGGCAGCCGCGCCGTGCGTCGCAGCCTGGCGCTCTGGCATCAGGGTCAAACCGATGACGCCATTGCCCAGCTCAATACCCGCCAAACCGTTCCGTCCGTGCTGCTGCTGGCCATGCGCGGCAAGCGTAGCGGTACCGACCTGACGCTGCTGCGCGAAGAGCTAGAGCGCGTTGCTACCCTCCGTCTCAATCATCTGAAAATGCTGCTGCGCCCACTGGAAGTGATCGCCAACCTGGCACCGCTACTGGGTCTGCTGGGTACCGTACTGGGCATGATCGTGGCTTTCCAGAACATGGAAGCGGCTGGCAGCCGCGTTGATCCGTCAGTGCTGTCGGGCGGTATCTGGCAAGCCCTGCTGACCACCGCCGTGGGTCTGGCCGTGGCCATCCCGACCGTTGCCGTACACAGCTGGCTGGAGCGCCGTGTTGAACGCGTTGCGGCCAGTATCAACGACGCGGTCACCCAGGTCTTTACCCACCAACCCAAGTCGCAGGCCAACGCGAGCGGGAAGGTGGTCAATGCAGCTTGAGGCCTTCCCGGGCAAGAAGCGGCGCGGCATCAGCCTGACACCTCTGATTGATGTGGTGTTCATTCTGCTGCTGTTCTTCATGCTTTCGTCCAATTTCACGCACTGGCGGCAGATCTCGCTGTCCTCAGCCAACCAGACCGAGAACAAGCCCGATGAGATTGAAGTCGTGCGGGTGGAGTCTGACGCCGGGCGGGTAACCCACGACGGCAAGACCTACCAGCTGAAAGACCTCGATGGCCTGCGCACGCTGGTCGCCGCCGCCCCTGATGCGGTGTACGCGGTTGAGGCGGCGCCCGAGGTCAAGACCCAGACGCTGGTGCGCCTGCTGGATCAACTGCACCGCGCAGGCGCCCAGAAGGTATCCATGACCGGAGTGTTGCCGTGAAACTGGTTGCCGAAAATACCCATCGCAAGGACAACGGTGATGATCAGTTGATTCCGCTGATCAACATCGTGTTCCTGATGCTGATCTTCTTTATGGTGGCCGGCCAGATCAGCAAGTCTGACGCCACCTTTATCTCCCCGCCCGAGTCTATCAGCGAGGCTTACGTCGATGACGAGGCGCTGCAGATCTTGCTCGACGCCGAGAAACAACTGTGGCTGAACGGCGAGCAGATTGCGTTGGATGATCTGGACGCCCCACTCATTGCCGCCTTCGAGCAGGTCGAGAACCCGGACAACTTCAGCCTGGCGATCAAGGCTGACGGCGACGTGCCGGTTGAAGCGCTGCAAGCTCTGATGCAGCGTATCAAGGCCGCTGGCTTCCGCCGCATCACCCTGCTGACTCAGCCTGGTGAGGAGCAACAATGATTCGTCCGCAACACTGGGTCATTGCGCTGACCATTGCCTTGGCGCTGCACCTGGGCGTGTTTGCCTACATCACCTTCAATCCGCCGGCAGCCACTGCTGCCGCCGAAGGCGTACTGGGTGTCGAGATCGACCTGGGCATGCTGGGCGATCTGGGCGAGGCCGAGGAGACCGAGCAACCGGAAGAGGTCGCGCCGCCCAAGCCGACGCCGCCACCGCCGCCACCTCCTCCGCCACCGCCGGAGCCGCCGCGCCAGCAGGCACAGGCGCAGGTGCGTGAGAAACCCAAACCCAAGCCCGAGCCGCCGCGCGAAGAAGAAGTGCAGCCCGAGCCGGCACCCGAGCAACCGACCACCAACGACCAGGCCGAGCCGGGCCAGTCGGACAATCGTGCTCAGCTCAGCCGCTCCAGCGGTGTTGGCAACGCGCCGACCACCGGCGGTGCCAGTGGAGCATCCACCGACTACAAGTCGAAGATTGCGGCCCAACTGGCGCGCCACAAGCGCTACCCGCAGGCCTCGCGCCGCCGCCGGGAAGAAGGCATCGCCACCCTGAGCTTTGTGATCCACCGCGACGGCAGCGTCACCGGTGCCGAGATCAAGAGCAGCTCCGGCTATGCCCGTCTGGACCGCGCGGTCATCCAGATGCTGGAGAAGGCTTCGCCCTTCCCGCCCTTCCCGGATGACATGCCCGAGCAGCAACTGGCGCTGACCATCCCGGTCAACTTTGAGGTGGTCAACGGTCGCTGACCGCAGCGCTGCAACAACAAAGGGTCCACATGGGCCCTTTGTTGTTTCCGGGCGCAGCCGTTACTCCGCTGGCCGCCGCTGGCGTTCGTAGAGGAAGCTCAACACCTGTGAGCGGAAGTGGTTGTAACGCTCGTCGCTGGCCAGTGCCAACCGGTCACGCGGACGCGCCAGGTCTACGTCCAGCACCTCGCCGACGGTCGCCGCCGGGCCGTTGGTCATCATCACGATCTTGTCCGACAGCAGCACCGCCTCATCCACGTCGTGGGTCACCATGATCACGGTATTGTTCAGGTCCGCCTGAATCTCCATCACCGAATCCTGCAGGTGGGCGCGGGTCAGGGCATCCAGTGCCCCAAAGGGCTCGTCCATGAGCAGCACCGAGGGCTCCATTGCCAACGCCCTTGCTATCCCTACCCGTTGCTTCATCCCACCGGAAATCTCGGCGGGATATTTGTGGATCGCATGATCCATGTGCACCAGTTTCAGGTTGTGCTCGATCCAATCGCGCATTTCCCGTTTGCTCTTACGGCCCTTGAACACCGTTTTCACTGCCAGCTCAACATTCTGATAACAGGTCAGCCAGGGCAGCAGCGCATGGTTCTGAAACACCACTGCGCGCTCGGGGCCGGGCTCGTTGACTTCTCTGCCACTGAGAATGGCACCGCCCTCGGTGGCCTGATAGAGGCCGGCGACGATATTCAGCACCGTCGACTTGCCGCAACCGGAGTGCCCAATGATGGACACAAACTCGCCCTTGGCAATCTTCAAATTGACGTTGTTAAGGGCACGGAACGGGCCCTTGCGCGTCGGAAAATCGATAGACACGCCCGATAGGTCGAGAAAGGCACGCGGACGGCTGGGGGCTTCGCTACCCGCCTCAACAGGCACTTCGGGCTGGTCTTTGCGCATGGCGATAACAGACATGGGGTTCTCTCCTGTTCAGTGGCCGGCGGGCTTTTGGTGGGACAGCAAGCTCTGCAGCGTGACCATCAGCCAGTCGAGCAGAAAGCCGATGATGCCGATGGTGATAACCGCGACCATGATGCGACCGAGCGAATCGGAACTGCCGTTCTGAAACTCGTCCCAGACAAACTTGCCGAGCCCCGGGTTCTGCGCCAGCATCTCGGCGGCGATCAACACCATCCAGCCGACACCGAGCGACAGCCGCAGGCCGGTGAAAATCATCGGCAAGGCGGCCGGAATGGCAATCTTGAAAACCTGGGTGCGCCAATTCAGACGAATCACCCGACCAACGTTGATCCAATCCTTATCGATAGAGGCCACCGCCACCGCGGTGTTGATCAGCGTGGGCCAGAGCGAGCACAGGGTCACGGTGACCGCCGAGGTGATAAAGGATTTCTGAAACAGCGGGTCATCGGAGATGTACACCGCACTGACCACCATGGTGACAATCGGCAACCAGGCCAGCGGCGACACCGGTTTGAATATCTGCACCAGCGGGCTGATGGCGCCGTACAGTTTTGGGCTCAGGCCACAGGCCACGCCGACCGGAATGGCAATCAGGCTGGCCAGCAGAAAGCCGGTGAACACCGTCAGCAAGCTGGTGGCAATTTGATCGATAAAGGTGGGTTTGCCGG contains:
- a CDS encoding HIT family protein codes for the protein MKKCIFCDIAHKTSPAHKVWEDEDHLAFLSIYPNTEGVTVVIPKKHYPSYAFAVPEDVLVKLIQASRQVALLLDSALENVARTGLVLEGYGVDHLHAKLFPMHNTGKDSTFKLIKSDVEKFFDKYEGYLSSHDGKRADEDALASLAAYIRSCS
- a CDS encoding sensor histidine kinase, producing the protein MKKNLPIALCFSLIALLAWQLGGQVGYRQLEQHGRDEAFRYSQLISNEIKRYEPIVALAAQHPQLRQALNSPEQPHLIDAANSIMQTMATIVASSDVYLMDASGHTIAASNYQQSANFIGRNFAFRPYFRRAMANPRAPAFYFALGITSQVRGLYFAQAVMPDDGSDQPIGVITMKVQVTTLEQQWQRPDAARGSEMLITDAQGVSFLASRPDWRYRSIKPMDSWLQRQLVEEQRYDRQAITPLLTNALPTPWGIDAEYLMIVEQQEQHSYLSVSLPLPAEDWTLRVLSDTRPVFWTRILFLLVSCLLFAGLLLTWLYLRERHRREAELAERSTVLEQRVAERTADLEASNQQLLAEISERERAEAELKAAQQELIQAAKLAVLGQMSAGLNHELNQPLTAIQAYARNSQRFLQRGEQETVAANLGEIANLCDTMAELTRQFKVFARKSAGLPSQVDLRQPIDAALKIIRAQDSSRGIQIDWQRPVQPVTVHGELIRIEQVLVNLIANAVHAVEAMPDGQISLEIQQDDGQITCHVRDNGPGLPADSEQLFEPFYTTKSMKQGLGLGLSISRQIMDALGGRLTGQNRRDTRGADFILRFQPPRSAAQPAERS
- a CDS encoding sigma-54-dependent transcriptional regulator, which gives rise to MSEPVIFFIDDEATIRQAITQTLALEDLPVRAFADGPSALAELTPDFPGIILCDYHMPGMDGLAVLQAVQACDDSIPLIILTGQGDISTAVAAMRQGAYDFIEKPFHHDGLIEILKRAMDKRALALENRRLKAQLRVLARPGPRLLGSSSSMQALLALLDPLLGTAADILLYGETGAGKDAIARYIHENSPRSEHNFVAINCGAVPENLIESELFGHEAGAFTGADKRRIGKFEHAHKGTLFLDELESMPLNLQVRLLRVLEERKIERLGSNQSIPVDVRVIAASKSDLKALSDAGDFRADLFYRLNVLRINIPPLRERRQDVPLLFHHFALIAASRYDREIIPLDASQAAALMQHDWPGNVRELRNLAERYVLMGAAALNDPDSPQLPAAGSQQTLAEMVDTYERSLIANALNACNGSIKQVMMQLGLARKTLYDKMKRHGLDKADYKD
- a CDS encoding HesA/MoeB/ThiF family protein, which translates into the protein MLWGLAINSGCASVGTPVFGGNNMASLFEDVSCGAERIQNSVVYVGDVALGVIRPATVEGITQNQKYVLGGISGVVSVDSGGAREAKFAALLKSNSILFGGESEIQEVQALLNDEVSSRTASYFCCIAKTCDEVIDAFKRIRSAKALIIGCGGIGSLTALQLAGSGVQKIVLVDPDSVELSNLNRQFMWSRKDVGSLKVEVLKQCILARFPHVDVEVCANRVDDESLKELTVGVDVALLSADEPLGVAEVELGRLASRDSFLALSCGYYHNRAAVKVLSSNCEQPKVETLEKVEWKRSPGFIGPSFGPMNVEISGVIASTAIHALAFPDSDPSPANESAKTLSWCPFERQFSRL
- a CDS encoding SDR family oxidoreductase: MSDIRFDDKVVIVTGAGGGIGRAHALLFAKHGAKVVVNDLGGSTNGEGANSEAALKVVEEIKAAGGTAIANPDNVINGDRIVECAMDNFGRIDVVVNNAGILRDKSFAKMTDADWDLIYKVHVEGAYKTTKAAWEHMKNNNFGRVIFTSSTSGIYGNFGQANYGMAKLGLYGFTRTLAIEGRKNNIFVNAIAPTGGTRMTEGLFPEGAFDKLKPELVSPLVAYLCSEECKETGSLFEVGGGWMGKVRWERSLGIGFNPDEGFTPEDVAANFEQLCSFEGAVHPKDNIEALRELMANIQKFA
- a CDS encoding type III PLP-dependent enzyme → MSIKLEDYFDRDTFGRIKACADQHETPFLVVDLKTIDRAFDELVEGFPFAKVYYAVKANPANEVLELLKNKGSNFDIASIYELEKVLALGVKPEQISFGNTIKKARHIRAFYEKGVRLYATDSEADLRNIAKAAPGSKVYVRILTEGSTTADWPLSRKFGCQTDMAMDLLVLAKELGLEPYGISFHVGSQQRDIGAWDAAIAKVKVIFERLKEEDGITLKMINMGGGFPANYITKTNTLQTYAEEITRFLQEDFGDELPEIILEPGRSLIANAGILVSEVVLVSRKSHTALERWVYTDVGKFSGLIETMDESIKFPLWTEKQGELEEAVIAGPTCDSADIMYEHYKYGLPLNLAIGDRLYWLSTGAYTTSYSAIEFNGFPPLEAFYV